The Microbacter sp. GSS18 genome has a segment encoding these proteins:
- a CDS encoding TetR/AcrR family transcriptional regulator C-terminal domain-containing protein: MARAGLTREGVLAAALALADRDGLPALSMRRLAAELGVEAMSLYNHVRSKADLERGLIDAVWRAVDLARDEPDWRAALHRLAGSAHAALLAHPWFFALPLTEGGESRLAVIDATLAQLAAGGVPEDLAFHALHIIDGHVYGYTWQALQFAPLDTPTRVDELLDTIRTYPHLSIHAHQHLEDRPPGDGFAIGLDLILDGLERAASASA, encoded by the coding sequence ATGGCCAGAGCGGGCCTGACCCGGGAGGGCGTCCTGGCCGCCGCACTCGCGCTCGCCGACCGCGACGGACTGCCCGCGCTGTCGATGCGCCGGCTCGCGGCCGAGCTGGGCGTCGAGGCGATGTCGCTCTACAACCACGTGCGCAGCAAGGCCGACCTCGAACGGGGCCTCATCGACGCGGTGTGGCGCGCGGTCGATCTCGCGCGCGACGAGCCCGACTGGCGCGCGGCGCTGCACCGGCTCGCCGGCTCCGCGCACGCCGCGCTGCTCGCGCACCCGTGGTTCTTCGCCCTTCCCCTCACCGAGGGCGGCGAATCCCGCCTCGCGGTCATCGACGCGACGCTGGCACAGCTCGCCGCGGGAGGCGTGCCCGAGGACCTCGCATTCCACGCGCTCCACATCATCGACGGCCACGTGTACGGCTACACCTGGCAGGCGCTGCAGTTCGCCCCGCTCGACACCCCGACCCGTGTCGATGAGCTTCTCGACACCATCCGCACGTACCCGCACCTGAGCATCCACGCGCACCAGCATCTCGAGGATCGCCCGCCCGGCGACGGGTTCGCGATCGGGCTCGACCTCATCCTCGACGGGCTCGAGCGCGCGGCATCCGCCTCGGCGTAG
- a CDS encoding NAD(P)-dependent alcohol dehydrogenase, with the protein MRAVTHDRYTDAEGLTLGEVPVPEPGADRIRIRVEAAALNPFDWHLYRGEPWIMRLQQGLRVRGPRGVGADVAGVVEAVGEDVDRFRVGDRVFGTIGRGALAEAAVARPAALAAVPDGVSSDDAAAAAMAGVTALQALRDTARLEAGERVLVWGASGGVGHLAVQLARVLGAGSVDAVCSGRNADLVRGLGADEVYDYTTSAAPVGPYDVVLDTVGTASISRLKGLLAPEGRVVLVGALGGGRLLGPLGGTLRRGIGARLRGVDHRGMLATVRGGDLALLGGWLADGSLVPAVQQTFGLDGAIEALRMLEAGHVAGKLVVRPRAGE; encoded by the coding sequence ATGAGGGCCGTCACACACGATCGGTACACGGATGCCGAGGGGCTCACGCTCGGGGAGGTGCCCGTTCCCGAGCCGGGCGCCGATCGCATCCGCATCCGCGTCGAGGCCGCCGCCCTGAACCCCTTCGACTGGCACCTGTACCGCGGCGAACCCTGGATCATGCGTCTGCAGCAGGGCCTGCGGGTGCGCGGACCGCGGGGCGTGGGGGCGGACGTCGCCGGTGTGGTCGAGGCCGTGGGGGAGGACGTCGACCGCTTCCGGGTCGGCGACCGCGTGTTCGGGACCATCGGCCGCGGCGCCCTCGCCGAAGCCGCGGTGGCGCGTCCGGCGGCCTTGGCCGCGGTGCCCGACGGCGTCTCCTCCGACGACGCGGCCGCCGCGGCGATGGCCGGCGTCACGGCGCTCCAGGCGCTGCGCGACACGGCGCGGCTCGAGGCAGGGGAGCGCGTGCTGGTGTGGGGCGCGTCGGGGGGCGTCGGCCATCTCGCCGTCCAGCTCGCCCGGGTCCTCGGAGCCGGGAGCGTCGATGCCGTCTGCTCGGGCCGCAACGCCGACCTGGTGCGGGGTCTCGGCGCCGACGAGGTCTACGACTACACGACCTCGGCCGCGCCGGTGGGGCCGTACGACGTCGTACTCGACACCGTCGGGACGGCATCGATATCGCGGCTGAAGGGGCTGCTCGCGCCGGAAGGGCGCGTGGTGCTGGTCGGCGCCCTGGGCGGCGGGCGCCTTCTCGGCCCGCTCGGTGGGACCCTGCGGCGCGGCATCGGCGCCCGCCTGCGCGGCGTGGACCACCGCGGGATGCTGGCGACGGTGCGCGGCGGCGACCTCGCCCTGCTCGGCGGATGGCTGGCCGACGGTTCGCTGGTGCCGGCGGTGCAGCAGACGTTCGGGCTCGACGGCGCGATCGAGGCGCTGCGGATGCTCGAGGCCGGGCATGTGGCCGGAAAGCTCGTGGTCCGGCCGCGAGCGGGGGAGTGA
- a CDS encoding ester cyclase: protein MAEPSRTDVARAVFEDAWNRRDFTTTAAALQSFRLHIGAQTRESDAAELRDFVDRWHAGFPDFRFELHAVVASGDHVAVRATLRGTHEGGFQGRAPTGRTIAVPHMFFLRFDGERIAEVWELLDADTLREQLDAEPGDG from the coding sequence ATGGCGGAGCCCAGCAGGACCGACGTCGCCCGCGCGGTGTTCGAGGACGCGTGGAACCGCCGCGACTTCACGACCACCGCCGCAGCGCTGCAGAGCTTCCGCCTGCACATCGGGGCGCAGACGCGCGAGAGCGACGCCGCCGAGCTGCGGGACTTCGTCGACCGCTGGCACGCGGGGTTCCCCGACTTCCGCTTCGAGCTGCACGCCGTCGTCGCGTCCGGCGATCACGTCGCCGTTCGCGCGACGCTCCGCGGAACCCACGAGGGCGGGTTCCAGGGCCGCGCACCCACCGGGCGGACGATCGCGGTGCCGCACATGTTCTTCCTGCGATTCGACGGCGAGCGCATCGCCGAAGTGTGGGAGTTGCTCGACGCCGACACGCTCCGGGAACAGCTCGATGCCGAGCCCGGCGACGGGTGA
- a CDS encoding glutamine synthetase family protein, translating into MTEPAPVEPLVFGSIVDPGGVTRAKAVPADRLDEFVSVGMGASPSWNVFCADDQLAFTDRFGVVGDQRLRIEPGALRSLGDGVQWAPATVHTQDGAVSPVCTRSALARTVERLGADGIAARVGHELEFTLFDGVAAPHWSAYGLGAALDQRRFLQSVLARAWVADLGVAQVHAEFGANQFEISLRALPPVEAADALVLARTVISQAAREHGMAASFSPLPSAGGSGNGAHVHLSITTGGVPVFAGGAREHGMTDAGAGAIGGILSALPELMGVLASSPLSVQRMTPGMWSGAWRCWGVENREAAVRLIADGPGAAGGANLEVKCIDPSANPYSATAVLLEAAHVGIRAGSVLPAEVTVNPAAADPPPALLPVDVPDQLARLARSPVAATALGAWIIEALTAVRTTEHETYAEQAVAETAERLRYAWTN; encoded by the coding sequence ATGACCGAGCCCGCCCCCGTCGAACCCCTCGTGTTCGGCTCGATCGTCGACCCCGGCGGTGTGACGCGCGCCAAGGCCGTTCCGGCCGACCGGCTGGACGAGTTCGTGAGCGTCGGCATGGGTGCCTCGCCCAGCTGGAACGTGTTCTGCGCGGACGACCAGCTGGCCTTCACCGACCGCTTCGGGGTCGTCGGCGACCAGCGGCTTCGCATCGAGCCCGGCGCGCTGCGGAGTCTCGGCGACGGCGTGCAGTGGGCGCCGGCGACCGTGCACACCCAGGACGGCGCGGTCTCGCCGGTGTGCACGCGGTCGGCGCTGGCGCGCACCGTCGAACGGCTCGGCGCCGACGGCATCGCCGCGCGCGTGGGCCACGAACTCGAGTTCACACTGTTCGACGGGGTCGCCGCACCCCACTGGTCGGCGTACGGACTGGGCGCGGCACTGGATCAGCGCCGATTCCTCCAGAGCGTGCTCGCCCGCGCCTGGGTCGCCGACCTCGGAGTCGCCCAGGTGCACGCCGAGTTCGGTGCGAACCAGTTCGAGATCTCACTCCGGGCGCTGCCGCCCGTCGAAGCCGCGGACGCGCTCGTTCTGGCGCGCACGGTCATCTCGCAGGCCGCCCGCGAGCACGGCATGGCTGCGTCGTTCTCGCCGCTGCCGTCGGCCGGCGGCTCGGGCAACGGCGCGCACGTTCATCTGTCGATCACGACCGGAGGTGTGCCCGTCTTCGCCGGCGGGGCGCGCGAACACGGCATGACGGATGCCGGCGCCGGCGCGATCGGCGGCATCCTTTCGGCGCTTCCCGAACTCATGGGCGTGCTGGCGTCCTCGCCGCTGTCAGTGCAGCGCATGACGCCCGGGATGTGGTCGGGGGCATGGCGCTGCTGGGGCGTCGAGAACCGCGAGGCGGCGGTGCGGCTCATCGCAGACGGGCCGGGCGCCGCGGGCGGGGCGAATCTCGAGGTCAAGTGCATCGATCCGTCGGCCAATCCCTATTCGGCCACCGCCGTGCTGCTCGAGGCCGCACACGTCGGCATCCGCGCGGGAAGCGTGCTCCCGGCCGAGGTGACGGTGAATCCGGCCGCGGCGGATCCCCCGCCGGCGCTCCTCCCCGTCGACGTGCCCGACCAGCTCGCGCGTCTCGCGCGATCCCCGGTCGCCGCGACAGCCCTGGGCGCGTGGATCATCGAGGCGCTGACCGCGGTGCGCACGACGGAGCACGAGACGTACGCCGAGCAGGCCGTGGCCGAGACGGCGGAGCGCCTGCGCTACGCCTGGACGAACTGA
- a CDS encoding amidase family protein, translated as MQDEPSQTTAGLPSARRIAAVVAARAVSARDVIDAHLARIETRNPRLTAVTVAFADRARAEAASLDHDLAAGRPAGPLAGVPFTVKENIDLTWSATTNAWHGAEDAVPRADAAVVRRLRDAGAIPIGRGNMPDFGMRWDTDNDLFGRTLNPWDPSRSPGGSSGGDAVAVATGMSALGLGNDFGGSVRIPAYAAGICGLRPSRGRVPRAAVGDLPVALTLQQFSVNGPLARSVDDLALALDVLEGPDPDDPVSVAVVDPADLPRRVGVVADPLGWGVDVEVAAAVGRAAAALTDAGWDVVPVEPPHLEEAIVLWRRLACTDMLFSLGPEALPIPLGRSASRFLRDSTAAAVPYETAREYADAWARCAVIAAAWRRLQTEVPVMLGPVSATRMGPPDYDLAGRGAGDGTDGGEAATHAWRDLRLTVAVNLLGLPAVAVPTGADADGLPTGVQLIGPMHGDRLALEASRAVEAVCGMLVPPASKETA; from the coding sequence ATGCAGGACGAGCCGTCGCAGACGACTGCAGGGCTGCCGAGCGCGCGGAGGATCGCGGCCGTCGTCGCGGCGCGAGCGGTGTCGGCGCGCGACGTGATCGACGCGCACCTCGCCCGGATCGAGACGCGCAATCCTCGCCTCACAGCCGTCACGGTCGCTTTCGCCGACCGGGCGCGCGCCGAGGCGGCGTCCCTCGACCACGATCTCGCCGCGGGGCGCCCGGCCGGCCCGCTCGCGGGGGTGCCGTTCACGGTCAAGGAGAACATCGACCTCACGTGGTCGGCGACGACGAACGCGTGGCACGGGGCCGAGGACGCCGTCCCCCGGGCCGACGCCGCCGTCGTCAGGCGCCTGCGCGATGCCGGCGCGATCCCCATCGGGCGCGGCAACATGCCCGACTTCGGCATGCGCTGGGACACCGACAACGACCTGTTCGGCCGCACGCTCAATCCGTGGGATCCGTCCCGCAGTCCGGGCGGGTCCAGCGGCGGGGATGCCGTCGCGGTCGCGACGGGCATGTCCGCGCTCGGGCTCGGGAACGACTTCGGCGGATCGGTGCGCATCCCGGCGTACGCGGCGGGGATCTGCGGACTGCGTCCGTCCCGCGGGCGCGTTCCGCGGGCAGCCGTCGGCGACCTGCCCGTTGCGCTCACGCTCCAGCAGTTCTCGGTCAACGGCCCGCTGGCACGCTCGGTCGACGATCTGGCGCTCGCGCTCGACGTGCTCGAGGGGCCGGATCCCGATGACCCGGTCTCGGTCGCCGTCGTCGATCCGGCGGATCTCCCGCGCCGTGTCGGCGTCGTCGCCGATCCGCTCGGGTGGGGTGTGGACGTCGAGGTGGCGGCCGCGGTCGGGCGCGCCGCCGCGGCGCTGACCGATGCCGGCTGGGACGTCGTGCCGGTCGAGCCGCCCCATCTCGAGGAGGCGATCGTGCTGTGGCGGCGCCTGGCGTGCACCGACATGCTCTTCAGCCTCGGGCCGGAGGCGCTGCCGATCCCGCTCGGCCGCTCGGCGTCGCGGTTCCTCCGCGACAGCACGGCGGCCGCCGTGCCGTACGAGACCGCCCGCGAGTACGCCGATGCGTGGGCGCGCTGCGCCGTGATCGCCGCGGCGTGGCGTCGGCTCCAGACCGAGGTGCCGGTGATGCTCGGGCCCGTCTCGGCCACGCGCATGGGCCCGCCCGACTACGACCTGGCGGGCCGCGGAGCCGGCGACGGCACCGATGGAGGCGAGGCGGCCACGCACGCGTGGCGCGACCTGCGCCTCACGGTCGCGGTCAATCTGCTGGGGCTCCCGGCGGTGGCGGTGCCGACCGGGGCGGATGCCGACGGGCTTCCGACGGGCGTCCAGCTCATCGGCCCGATGCACGGCGACCGCCTCGCGCTCGAGGCCTCTCGCGCGGTCGAGGCGGTGTGCGGGATGCTGGTACCGCCGGCATCGAAGGAGACCGCATGA
- a CDS encoding (deoxy)nucleoside triphosphate pyrophosphohydrolase, whose product MTEPLVVVAAVIEREGRILACRRRPGKIAGGRWEFPGGKVEHGEDPESALVREIAEELGVGIRITGLLTTDETDAGDRVIRLSCFRAELVGAGPVASTDHDRLAWLEPAALPGLAWAAPDVPAVRLLTGAQS is encoded by the coding sequence ATGACTGAGCCGCTCGTGGTCGTCGCCGCGGTCATCGAACGCGAAGGGCGGATCCTGGCGTGCCGCCGCCGGCCCGGGAAGATCGCGGGCGGTCGCTGGGAGTTCCCGGGCGGGAAGGTCGAGCACGGCGAGGACCCCGAGAGCGCGCTGGTGCGCGAGATCGCCGAAGAGCTCGGCGTCGGCATCCGCATCACCGGCCTTCTCACCACCGACGAGACGGATGCCGGGGATCGCGTGATCCGATTGAGCTGCTTCCGCGCCGAACTCGTCGGGGCCGGGCCGGTCGCCAGCACCGATCACGACCGTCTGGCGTGGCTCGAGCCCGCCGCGCTCCCGGGCCTGGCGTGGGCGGCACCCGACGTTCCGGCGGTCCGGCTGCTCACCGGCGCGCAGTCCTGA
- a CDS encoding DUF1801 domain-containing protein, producing the protein MNVSPEVDAWFDRYDNPQKDLVDAVRRVVLAADDRVTETIKWQAPTFVYQGNIASFFPKARAHASLMFHTGASLPDPDGILEGDGATSRVAKFADLADLEAKTTALQGLIRAWIAQQDG; encoded by the coding sequence ATGAACGTCTCGCCGGAGGTCGACGCGTGGTTCGACCGGTACGACAATCCGCAGAAGGACCTGGTCGATGCCGTGCGCCGCGTCGTGCTGGCGGCCGACGACCGTGTGACCGAGACGATCAAGTGGCAGGCGCCGACGTTCGTCTACCAGGGCAACATCGCGTCGTTCTTCCCCAAGGCGCGCGCGCACGCGAGCCTGATGTTCCACACGGGGGCCTCGCTGCCCGACCCCGACGGCATCCTCGAGGGTGACGGGGCGACCTCGCGCGTGGCGAAGTTCGCCGATCTCGCGGACCTCGAGGCCAAGACCACGGCGCTGCAGGGACTGATCCGCGCGTGGATCGCGCAGCAGGATGGGTGA
- a CDS encoding MFS transporter codes for MGDPDASPSRPPTQPPLSGSPPAAREEGDAARRPRISPWRFVVVFGVVSLLADVVYEGARAVTGPILAAVGASAVVVGVVTGIGESAALLLRFVSGPLTDRTRRFWAWAISGYAITIISVPLLGYASVLWVAALLIIAERVGKAVRSPAKDAMLSFATSQTGRGRGFAVHEAIDQFGAVLGPLAVAGMLALTGDDYGPSLAVLAIPGIAVIALLLWLRARAPQPAMFEDVPAPQAARTREPVTRLPAVFWAYSIFVAVTLAGFATFGLVSFHAVQWGIVATPWIPVLYAAVMVVDALVALAVGWLYDRIGAGVLVLLPAIAAVVPALAFSYEPGLFVVGALLWGAALGVQESTMRAVVADVVAARRRGTAYGAFGAIAGVAAAIGGALAGWLYDVSIPWLVAITILLQMLAVAVLAVAVVLMRVHRSAEARSRR; via the coding sequence ATGGGTGATCCGGATGCCTCGCCCTCGCGCCCGCCCACGCAGCCGCCGCTGAGCGGCTCCCCGCCCGCAGCGCGCGAAGAGGGCGACGCCGCCCGCCGGCCCCGCATCTCGCCGTGGCGGTTCGTCGTCGTCTTCGGCGTCGTGAGCCTGCTCGCCGACGTCGTGTACGAGGGTGCGCGGGCCGTCACGGGTCCGATCCTGGCCGCCGTCGGCGCGAGTGCCGTCGTGGTCGGCGTCGTGACGGGCATCGGCGAGTCCGCGGCGCTGCTGCTGCGCTTCGTGTCGGGGCCGCTCACCGACCGCACGCGCCGGTTCTGGGCGTGGGCGATCAGCGGCTATGCGATCACGATCATCAGCGTGCCGCTGCTGGGGTACGCCTCGGTGCTGTGGGTCGCCGCGCTCCTGATCATCGCCGAACGGGTCGGCAAGGCCGTCCGCTCCCCGGCGAAGGACGCGATGCTGTCGTTCGCGACGTCGCAGACCGGCCGCGGCCGCGGATTCGCCGTGCACGAGGCGATCGATCAGTTCGGGGCGGTCCTGGGCCCGCTCGCGGTCGCCGGGATGCTGGCGCTCACCGGCGACGACTACGGTCCGAGCCTGGCGGTGCTGGCCATCCCGGGCATCGCCGTGATCGCCCTGCTGCTGTGGCTGCGGGCGCGGGCGCCGCAGCCCGCGATGTTCGAGGACGTCCCGGCGCCGCAGGCGGCCCGAACCCGCGAGCCGGTGACGCGGCTGCCGGCCGTCTTCTGGGCCTACTCGATCTTCGTCGCGGTGACGCTCGCGGGCTTCGCGACCTTCGGCCTCGTCTCGTTCCATGCCGTGCAGTGGGGAATCGTGGCCACCCCATGGATCCCGGTGCTGTACGCGGCGGTGATGGTGGTCGATGCGCTGGTCGCGCTCGCCGTCGGGTGGCTGTACGACCGGATCGGAGCGGGCGTGCTCGTGCTGCTCCCGGCGATCGCGGCGGTGGTCCCGGCCCTGGCGTTCTCGTACGAGCCGGGCCTGTTCGTCGTCGGCGCGCTGCTGTGGGGCGCCGCACTCGGCGTCCAGGAGTCGACGATGCGAGCGGTCGTCGCCGACGTCGTCGCGGCGCGCCGCCGCGGCACCGCGTACGGCGCGTTCGGGGCGATCGCGGGTGTCGCCGCCGCGATCGGCGGGGCGCTCGCCGGCTGGCTCTACGACGTGTCGATCCCGTGGCTGGTGGCGATCACGATCCTGCTGCAGATGCTGGCCGTCGCGGTGCTGGCCGTCGCCGTCGTGCTCATGCGGGTACACCGGAGTGCCGAGGCCCGCTCGCGACGCTGA
- a CDS encoding cytochrome P450 codes for MRATRVPAPRFIGAVRRRGFLDATGDLWRAHGDAFDVRIGSQRLMFLMHPDAVAQINVSSRDDFTKGKSYDGVRAYLIGSGLVGSTGDLWKRQRKLMAPFFTPRGVQAYSEIMLRDAIALSERWDNLADSDGRVDMSDEMTLITASIILTSMFSTATTDSITEIKDAVAEMIRFSGDTVKGIRMPLSVPTPRNRRYLAARTLVHGTIADVITKRRSIDEADWPADLLSRLMLARDPSTGEPMSETLLRDESITTFFAGHETTARTLAFAWYALAVNPEARARLDAELDEVLGTRTPTAADLHDLPYTLRVVKEVLRMFPAAPFYARDAITNTEIAGTAVPARTTVMLSPYWTHRHPDFWDGPEDFDPDRWGGRREADMHSHQYHPFAAGPRICIGNSFSLLESHLLLAVLAQRFSPRLAEGARPRWHMHGTLSFESGLPMLIERR; via the coding sequence ATGAGAGCGACCCGCGTTCCCGCGCCGCGATTCATCGGAGCAGTCCGTCGTCGTGGCTTTCTCGACGCGACCGGCGACCTGTGGCGCGCGCACGGAGATGCCTTCGACGTGCGGATCGGCTCGCAGCGGCTCATGTTCCTGATGCACCCCGACGCCGTCGCCCAGATCAACGTGTCGTCGCGCGACGATTTCACGAAGGGCAAGAGCTACGACGGCGTTCGCGCCTACCTGATCGGCTCGGGCCTCGTCGGCAGCACCGGCGACCTCTGGAAGCGTCAGCGCAAGCTCATGGCGCCGTTCTTCACGCCGCGCGGCGTCCAGGCCTACTCCGAGATCATGCTGCGGGACGCGATCGCCCTGTCCGAGCGATGGGACAACCTGGCGGACTCCGACGGCCGTGTCGACATGTCGGACGAGATGACGCTCATCACCGCGTCGATCATCCTCACGTCGATGTTCAGTACGGCCACGACGGACTCGATCACCGAGATCAAGGACGCCGTAGCCGAGATGATCCGGTTCTCCGGCGACACGGTGAAGGGCATCCGGATGCCGCTCTCCGTCCCCACGCCGCGGAACCGTCGATACCTCGCGGCGCGAACTCTGGTGCACGGCACGATTGCGGACGTGATCACGAAGCGCCGCAGCATCGACGAAGCGGACTGGCCCGCCGATCTCCTCTCACGGCTCATGCTCGCGCGCGATCCGAGCACCGGCGAACCGATGAGCGAGACGCTTCTGCGCGATGAGTCGATCACCACGTTCTTCGCTGGACACGAGACCACAGCCCGAACGCTGGCGTTCGCGTGGTATGCGCTGGCGGTGAATCCCGAGGCCCGCGCACGCCTCGATGCCGAGCTGGACGAGGTGCTCGGCACCCGTACGCCGACTGCTGCCGACCTGCACGATCTGCCCTACACGCTTCGGGTCGTCAAAGAGGTTCTTCGCATGTTCCCGGCCGCCCCGTTCTACGCGCGCGACGCCATCACGAATACAGAGATCGCAGGCACAGCCGTGCCGGCGCGGACGACGGTGATGCTCTCGCCGTACTGGACCCATCGACACCCCGACTTCTGGGACGGCCCGGAAGACTTCGATCCCGATCGGTGGGGTGGTCGGCGAGAGGCCGACATGCACAGCCACCAGTACCATCCGTTCGCGGCAGGACCGCGGATCTGCATCGGCAACAGCTTCTCGCTGCTCGAGTCGCACCTGCTGCTCGCGGTCCTCGCCCAGCGATTCTCGCCACGTCTCGCCGAAGGCGCCCGGCCGCGATGGCACATGCACGGCACACTGAGCTTCGAATCAGGGCTTCCGATGCTCATAGAGCGCCGCTGA
- a CDS encoding nitroreductase/quinone reductase family protein, whose translation MSDFNENVIGEFRANAGRVQGFGRTLVLLHHVGARSGTTRTSPVMAIRPDDDTWLIAASMGGAPTHPAWFHNLRAHPDVSIETPEGTVDVHAEILGPEERDAAWQLFTERSEGFRSYQERTERTIPVVRLTRR comes from the coding sequence ATGTCGGATTTCAACGAGAATGTCATCGGCGAGTTCCGCGCGAACGCGGGACGCGTGCAGGGGTTCGGGCGAACTCTCGTGCTGCTGCACCATGTCGGCGCCCGCAGCGGCACGACGCGGACGTCGCCGGTGATGGCGATCCGGCCCGATGACGACACGTGGCTGATCGCCGCATCCATGGGCGGGGCGCCGACGCATCCGGCCTGGTTCCACAACCTCCGCGCGCACCCCGACGTCTCGATCGAGACCCCGGAAGGAACGGTGGACGTACACGCCGAGATCCTCGGCCCCGAGGAACGGGATGCCGCCTGGCAGCTGTTCACGGAGCGCAGCGAGGGTTTCCGCTCGTACCAAGAGCGCACGGAGCGGACGATTCCCGTCGTCCGCCTGACGCGACGTTGA
- a CDS encoding NADPH-dependent F420 reductase, with translation MAHITIIGTGSMANAIGGLFADGGSSVTYVARESVGTATIDGDIAVLAVPYPAVDGIVSTYADQLAGKTVVDITNPLNFETFDELVVPAGSSAAAEIQAKLPASHVVKAFNTNFAATLASKKVGELGTTVLIAGDDANSKAQLAAAIEAGGVAALDAGALSRAHELEALGFLQLTAAVGEKLPWTGGFAVAR, from the coding sequence GTGGCACACATCACGATCATCGGCACCGGCAGCATGGCGAACGCGATCGGCGGCCTCTTCGCCGACGGCGGCAGCAGCGTCACCTACGTCGCCCGCGAAAGCGTCGGCACGGCGACCATCGACGGGGACATCGCCGTCCTGGCCGTCCCCTACCCCGCCGTGGACGGCATCGTGTCGACCTACGCGGACCAGCTCGCCGGCAAGACCGTCGTCGACATCACCAACCCGCTCAACTTCGAGACCTTCGACGAGCTCGTCGTCCCGGCCGGCAGCTCGGCCGCGGCCGAGATCCAGGCCAAGCTCCCCGCCAGCCACGTCGTGAAGGCCTTCAACACCAACTTCGCCGCAACGCTGGCGTCGAAGAAGGTCGGCGAGCTCGGCACCACCGTGCTCATCGCCGGCGACGACGCGAACTCCAAGGCCCAGCTGGCCGCCGCCATCGAGGCGGGCGGCGTCGCCGCCCTCGACGCCGGCGCCCTCAGCCGCGCCCACGAGCTCGAGGCCCTGGGCTTCCTGCAGCTGACCGCCGCGGTCGGCGAGAAGCTGCCGTGGACCGGCGGCTTCGCCGTCGCGCGCTGA
- a CDS encoding MarR family transcriptional regulator, with product MADLQYDERVAIARLHALLELLPTALDKELAPAGLTSFEFTLLEALSEADGHRLRLSALASRTNATLARLSRVVTGLERKKLVVRTPCAEDGRATNAVLTDAGQTAYQQSRPLYADAVRRMILDGLDDDGVDQLASLSYAILAKLDPDRRLAVTVSGDASCAADPVPDGACAADPAPVEECAADPAPLAERV from the coding sequence ATGGCAGACCTCCAGTACGACGAGCGCGTGGCGATCGCGCGCCTGCACGCGCTGCTCGAGCTGCTGCCGACGGCGCTCGACAAGGAACTCGCTCCGGCGGGCCTGACCTCGTTCGAGTTCACGCTGCTCGAGGCGCTCAGCGAGGCCGATGGGCACCGTCTGCGCCTGAGCGCTCTCGCTTCGCGCACCAACGCGACGCTCGCGCGTCTGTCGCGCGTCGTGACCGGGCTCGAGCGCAAGAAGCTCGTCGTGCGCACGCCGTGCGCGGAGGACGGCCGCGCCACCAATGCCGTGCTCACCGACGCCGGCCAGACGGCGTACCAGCAGTCGCGTCCCCTGTACGCCGACGCCGTGCGCCGCATGATCCTCGACGGCCTGGACGACGACGGCGTGGACCAGCTCGCGTCGCTGTCGTACGCGATCCTCGCCAAGCTCGACCCCGACCGCCGCCTGGCGGTGACCGTCAGCGGTGACGCGTCGTGTGCCGCCGATCCCGTGCCCGACGGAGCGTGCGCCGCCGACCCCGCACCCGTCGAGGAGTGCGCCGCCGATCCGGCGCCCCTGGCCGAGCGCGTCTGA
- a CDS encoding response regulator transcription factor produces the protein MTDETTRLLIVDDHPIFREGIAGVFATVPDVEVCGMSADGPDAVRDAERLQPDVVLMDLNLPTFSGVEATRAIVAASPHVAVLVLTMLEDADSVFAALRAGARGYLLKGAGPEEIAGAVAAAARGEAVFGPGIADRVLSYFAAARSRPAPTPFPELTAREREVLELIAAGTGNADIARRLYISPKTVRNHISNIFAKLHVADRAEAIAIARDAGVGADPDEVGPSITG, from the coding sequence GTGACCGATGAGACCACGCGCCTGCTCATCGTCGACGATCACCCGATCTTCCGCGAGGGTATCGCCGGCGTGTTCGCCACCGTGCCCGACGTCGAGGTGTGCGGCATGAGCGCCGACGGTCCCGACGCGGTGCGCGATGCCGAGCGCCTCCAGCCCGACGTCGTCCTGATGGATCTGAACCTGCCGACCTTCAGCGGCGTCGAGGCCACTCGCGCGATCGTCGCGGCGAGCCCTCATGTCGCGGTGCTGGTCCTGACGATGCTCGAAGACGCCGATTCGGTCTTCGCCGCGCTTCGCGCGGGTGCGCGCGGCTATCTGCTCAAGGGCGCGGGTCCCGAGGAGATCGCCGGCGCCGTCGCGGCCGCGGCGCGCGGCGAGGCCGTCTTCGGACCGGGCATCGCCGACCGCGTGCTGTCGTACTTCGCGGCCGCCCGCTCCCGGCCGGCGCCGACGCCGTTCCCCGAGCTGACCGCCCGCGAGCGCGAAGTGCTCGAGCTCATCGCCGCGGGCACCGGCAATGCCGACATCGCCCGGCGCCTGTACATCAGCCCGAAGACCGTGCGGAACCACATCTCGAACATCTTCGCCAAGCTGCACGTCGCCGATCGGGCCGAGGCGATCGCCATCGCACGGGATGCCGGCGTCGGAGCCGACCCGGATGAGGTCGGGCCGTCGATCACGGGGTGA